One Cydia amplana chromosome 18, ilCydAmpl1.1, whole genome shotgun sequence DNA segment encodes these proteins:
- the LOC134656648 gene encoding uncharacterized protein LOC134656648, translating into MSVGKIGTFDVHKDNWDLYAERLGQFFLANDVKPTVQLATLITVMGSDAYELMAKLCSPDKPSTKKYDDLVALMKKHLQPTRSTMAERYKFRQRTQRSDESIAEYTAELKKLTRDCDFQEASLKDNLRDQFVCGIRNDSIRQKLFTEDNLTFERAFKMAVAMEAAESHAALVQDRSITEEGVSSSMTATAVHQLAAVKRDKRQSAEAASAERYGPRGPKVTQGDGTKGAMGTGAGKRRAVRSSADWKGGQTQQCSACGGQHGQSSCKFKAYVCRVCNKEGHLKRMCPNLRKNVAFHAMLEERAVYECSDSDSNGSEEVNNFSIDAKTLKKYGPYMVQLRVNNVNLVMEVDTGSAISCISYDCYNQLFSECPLKASDLNLCYYTDIHVKPVGKILPSVQYNKKCKELDLYVMVNGKTSLLGRQWIKELGILPDLIKSIDCNNISP; encoded by the coding sequence ATGTCGGTCGGTAAAATTGGTACTTTCGATGTGCATAAGGATAACTGGGACTTGTATGCGGAGCGCttgggccaattttttttagCGAACGACGTTAAACCGACAGTGCAACTAGCAACTTTAATCACCGTCATGGGTAGTGACGCGTACGAACTCATGGCAAAATTATGTTCACCGGACAAACCGTCGACAAAAAAATACGATGACCTTGTGGCACTTATGAAGAAGCACCTACAACCTACACGGAGTACCATGGCCGAACGATATAAGTTTCGTCAGAGGACACAAAGAAGTGACGAATCCATTGCGGAATATACTGCGGAGCTAAAAAAGTTGACGAGAGATTGTGATTTTCAAGAAGCCAGTTTAAAAGATAATTTACGAGACCAATTCGTGTGTGGTATCCGTAATGATAGCATTCGGCAAAAGTTATTTACGGAAGATAACCTAACATTTGAAAGAGCATTCAAAATGGCGGTGGCAATGGAAGCTGCGGAAAGTCATGCGGCGCTGGTACAGGACCGGTCTATAACAGAGGAGGGAGTATCATCGTCCATGACGGCAACAGCAGTGCATCAGCTGGCCGCGGTGAAGAGGGACAAGCGGCAGTCGGCGGAGGCGGCCAGTGCAGAGCGTTATGGACCGCGCGGTCCAAAGGTCACGCAGGGCGACGGGACAAAGGGCGCTATGGGCACGGGCGCGGGCAAGCGACGAGCCGTGAGGAGCAGTGCGGACTGGAAGGGAGGACAGACGCAGCAATGTTCGGCGTGCGGAGGGCAGCACGGGCAGAGCTCGTGTAAATTTAAGGCCTACGTTTGCAGAGTATGTAACAAAGAAGGGCATCTTAAGAGAATGTGTCCGAATTTGAGAAAAAACGTCGCATTTCATGCCATGTTAGAAGAGCGGGCAGTCTACGAGTGTTCAGACAGTGACAGTAACGGCAGTGAAGAGGTAAATAACTTTTCTATAGATGCTAAAACGTTGAAGAAGTATGGACCCTACATGGTGCAATTACGAGTCAACAATGTAAATCTAGTTATGGAAGTAGATACGGGCAGTGCGATATCTTGTATTAGCTATGATTGTTATAATCAATTATTTTCTGAGTGTCCGTTAAAAGCTAGCGATTTGAATTTATGTTATTATACGGACATTCATGTCAAACCCGTAGGTAAAATTTTACCTTCggtacaatataataaaaaatgtaaagagtTAGATTTGTATGTCATGGTTAACGGCAAAACGAGTTTACTCGGCAGACAGTGGATAAAAGAATTAGGAATTCTGCCTGACTTAATAAAATCCATAGATTGTAATAATATCAGTccgtaa